In one window of Brassica rapa cultivar Chiifu-401-42 chromosome A07, CAAS_Brap_v3.01, whole genome shotgun sequence DNA:
- the LOC103839970 gene encoding homeobox-leucine zipper protein ATHB-21 isoform X2, whose protein sequence is MNNQNVNDNNLLLISRMYPNVYASSVPQQVDSKPVRPRRRRKSKNVEMAQEGGDGSNGWFRKRKLSDEQVRMLEMSFGLEHKLESERKNRLASELGLDSRQVAVWFQNRRARWKNKRLEDEYTKLKNEHENVVVQKCHLDSEVLHLKEQLYDAEIEIQRLAQRVEGALSNSPISTSISVEANLTTPFFGDYQIGDDGEGYENLFYSPEYIDGLEWMSQLM, encoded by the exons ATGAATAACCAGAATGTAAATGATAATAATCTTCTTCTCATTTCTCGGATGTACCCGAATGTCTATGCTTCATCAGTACCACAACAAG TAGATTCAAAACCAGTGCGtccgaggaggaggaggaagagcaaGAATGTTGAGATGGCCCAGGAAGGTGGAGATGGAAGCAATGGGTGGTTTAGGAAGAGGAAATTGAGTGATGAGCAAGTAAGAATGCTGGAGATGAGTTTCGGGCTTGAGCATAAGCTTGAGTCTGAGAGGAAAAACCGTCTTGCTTCGGAGTTAGGGCTTGATTCTCGTCAAGTGGCCGTCTGGTTTCAGAACCGCCGTGCACGGTGGAAGAACAAGAGGCTTGAAGATGAATACACCAAACTCAAGAACGAACACGAAAACGTTGTCGTTCAGAAGTGTCATCTTGATTCTGAG GTTCTTCACCTAAAGGAACAGCTTTATGACGCTGAAATAGAGATTCAACGGTTGGCACAAAGAGTCGAAGGAGCCTTAAGCAACAGTCCGATCTCAACTTCTATCTCCGTCGAAGCCAATCTGACTACGCCCTTTTTTGGAGATTACCAAATCGGAGACGACGGTGAAGGTTACGAGAACTTGTTCTACTCGCCGGAATATATCGATGGATTAGAATGGATGAGCCAACTTATGTGA
- the LOC103839970 gene encoding homeobox-leucine zipper protein ATHB-21 isoform X1, with protein sequence MNNQNVNDNNLLLISRMYPNVYASSVPQQAVDSKPVRPRRRRKSKNVEMAQEGGDGSNGWFRKRKLSDEQVRMLEMSFGLEHKLESERKNRLASELGLDSRQVAVWFQNRRARWKNKRLEDEYTKLKNEHENVVVQKCHLDSEVLHLKEQLYDAEIEIQRLAQRVEGALSNSPISTSISVEANLTTPFFGDYQIGDDGEGYENLFYSPEYIDGLEWMSQLM encoded by the exons ATGAATAACCAGAATGTAAATGATAATAATCTTCTTCTCATTTCTCGGATGTACCCGAATGTCTATGCTTCATCAGTACCACAACAAG CAGTAGATTCAAAACCAGTGCGtccgaggaggaggaggaagagcaaGAATGTTGAGATGGCCCAGGAAGGTGGAGATGGAAGCAATGGGTGGTTTAGGAAGAGGAAATTGAGTGATGAGCAAGTAAGAATGCTGGAGATGAGTTTCGGGCTTGAGCATAAGCTTGAGTCTGAGAGGAAAAACCGTCTTGCTTCGGAGTTAGGGCTTGATTCTCGTCAAGTGGCCGTCTGGTTTCAGAACCGCCGTGCACGGTGGAAGAACAAGAGGCTTGAAGATGAATACACCAAACTCAAGAACGAACACGAAAACGTTGTCGTTCAGAAGTGTCATCTTGATTCTGAG GTTCTTCACCTAAAGGAACAGCTTTATGACGCTGAAATAGAGATTCAACGGTTGGCACAAAGAGTCGAAGGAGCCTTAAGCAACAGTCCGATCTCAACTTCTATCTCCGTCGAAGCCAATCTGACTACGCCCTTTTTTGGAGATTACCAAATCGGAGACGACGGTGAAGGTTACGAGAACTTGTTCTACTCGCCGGAATATATCGATGGATTAGAATGGATGAGCCAACTTATGTGA
- the LOC103839968 gene encoding scarecrow-like protein 15 produces MRVPASSDSNSGGKNLVVYDEPTSVLGLRRSPTPTTVEEKPLVSAASGGDNQFPSDDHAMRSMDWDSIMRELELDDDSTPNLKPNFPPPAHFAVVDPPLPGFPDQLNPAEYGYDNNNEGGGGFDIIEDLIRVVDCVDSDELQHAQVILSRLNQRLRSPAGRPLLRAAFYFKEALGSLLSGSNRNQNRLTSWTEIVERIRAIKEFSGISPIPLFSHFTANQAILDSLHQSSSPFAHIVDFEIGFGGQYASLMREIAEKSSATGGFLRVTAVVPEESAVETRLVKENLVQFAADLKIRFQIDFVLMRTFKMLSFKAIRFVEGERTVVLISPVIFRRLNGISGFVNDLRRVSPNVVVFVDSEGWNGISGAGSFQREFVSGFEFYTMVLESLDAAAPNGDLVKKIIEGFVLRPKIAAAVEAAAVNKRQGGGEMTWREAFCAAGMRMVPLSQFVDFQAECLVEKAQVRGFHVAKRQGELVLCWHGRPLVATSAWRF; encoded by the coding sequence ATGAGAGTCCCTGCTTCATCGGACAGTAACTCAGGAGGAAAGAATCTTGTTGTCTATGACGAGCCCACTTCCGTGCTCGGCCTCCGTAGAAGCCCAACTCCCACAACGGTGGAAGAGAAGCCACTCGTCTCGGCCGCGAGTGGTGGTGATAATCAATTTCCCTCAGACGATCACGCGATGCGTTCCATGGATTGGGATTCAATCATGAGAGAATTAGAATTAGATGACGATTCTACCCCTAACTTGAAACCCAATTTCCCTCCGCCTGCCCATTTCGCCGTCGTTGATCCACCGCTTCCAGGCTTTCCCGATCAGCTTAATCCTGCGGAGTACGGGTATGACAACAACaacgaaggaggaggaggatttgATATCATTGAAGATCTCATCCGAGTTGTCGACTGTGTCGACTCGGACGAGTTGCAGCACGCTCAGGTGATATTGTCACGGCTCAATCAACGGCTGAGATCTCCTGCGGGTAGGCCGCTTCTGAGAGCAGCGTTTTACTTCAAGGAGGCTCTCGGTTCGCTTCTTTCCGGTTCGAACCGGAATCAAAACCGGTTAACTTCATGGACCGAGATCGTCGAGAGAATCCGAGCAATCAAAGAATTCTCCGGTATATCTCCGATACCTCTCTTCTCTCACTTCACGGCGAATCAAGCAATCCTCGACTCTCTCCACCAATCTTCCTCGCCGTTCGCTCACATCGTCGACTTCGAGATCGGATTCGGCGGTCAGTACGCGTCGCTCATGAGAGAGATCGCCGAGAAATCATCAGCAACCGGCGGATTTCTGAGAGTCACGGCGGTTGTACCGGAGGAATCCGCCGTGGAGACGCGTCTCGTCAAAGAGAATCTCGTTCAGTTCGCCGCCGATTTGAAAATCCGATTTCAGATTGATTTCGTTCTGATGCGAACGTTCAAGATGTTATCATTCAAAGCGATCAGATTCGTGGAAGGAGAAAGAACCGTCGTGTTGATTTCTCCGGTGATATTCCGCCGTTTAAACGGAATCTCCGGTTTCGTTAACGACTTACGGCGAGTTTCACCGAACGTCGTCGTTTTCGTGGACAGCGAAGGATGGAACGGAATATCCGGAGCTGGATCGTTTCAAAGAGAGTTTGTTAGTGGGTTCGAGTTCTACACGATGGTGTTGGAATCTCTCGACGCTGCCGCTCCGAACGGTGATTTGGTGAAGAAGATCATAGAAGGGTTTGTGCTGCGGCCTAAAATCGCGGCGGCGGTTGAAGCAGCAGCGGTTAACAAGAGACAGGGTGGTGGAGAGATGACGTGGCGGGAGGCGTTTTGTGCGGCGGGGATGAGGATGGTTCCGTTAAGCCAGTTTGTCGATTTTCAAGCTGAGTGTTTAGTGGAGAAAGCGCAAGTCAGAGGGTTCCACGTGGCGAAACGACAGGGAGAGTTAGTGCTTTGTTGGCATGGAAGGCCTTTGGTTGCCACGTCAGCTTGGCGGTTTTAA